From Nitrospira sp.:
TCTTGCTGACCCTTCTGCCAATAGGCGTCGCTCTTGCTTGCTCCCATGCCGTGGTGATGATGGTGGTATGAGGAACACCCGACCAGAACGACCATTCCTATCGCCACAAGTAAACCATTGACCATCCGATGCATATGTCCCTCCATGAATAAGTTGTGACCTGGCTCCTTCTTACCGTATCATTGTCCGGAATATCATGCCAGAATTCTTCCCGGCCACACCTGATGAGTTCCATGCGCTTAAAACGGAGTTTCGTCACCACCTCGACACGTTCTATGCGGGGCTCAAACTGGCTCCACCGTACGAAAGCGTGGAAAAAGCGGTCCGCACCCTGACAACCACGGTCCATGGACTTCCGATTGAAGAACAAACCCGAGTCCTGACTGATCCTGTCTTGCGCTGGCGGCAATTCCAACGCGCCTTTGAAGCCTCAGGCCTGTCGAAGAAACACCGTGGGATCATCGCCGGCCTGGTGCGAGATCGATCGGCAGTCAGTTTGCCTGCCGAATACGACCATTTCCTGGAGTTTTTTCGACTCGAGGGGCATGGCCAGAGCAATGGTTAGGAAGAGGCTGGACTCGAGAGCGTCTCGCGCAGCTCCTCGTAGACCTTCATCAGGCGGGTATCTTCCAGACGATAGGAAAAGGCGAGGGTGACGAGCCCGAAGGCCAAGACAAGACCTGCCAGCCCGACAATGCCGAGCCCAACCAGCGCGCCTCCTAGCGAGGCGAACCCACCTTCCATGGCGTATTGAACGACAAAGGTCAGTGATCCGATGAACACAAGTGCAAACCACATGAATGTAATCAGCGTCGATGACCATGGAATGCGTTTCACACAGAGAGTCCCCAGCGCATGGTCGTGCGCAGCAAGATGAATCAGACCCTTCACCGGCCAGGCCGTACGAAATCGCCTCGAGAAGAATCGATACCGCGGACGAATTGCGATCTGAGATGATTCCGGGTAAAAGCGGGCGACTCCGTGGGGGAGCATCAACACGCCGGTGGGAGTGAATCGTTCACGCACCGTGCTCAGTGCGGTATTCGGCCATTGTTCCGAACGATCTGCCACCCGGCAGCCATACCGAACGGCGTACGGCGTCAGCCGGATGAAATACAGCCAATCGCCGACGACCAACCCGACGCATAAGGCAGCTGCAAAGAGACCCGCGAGAAGCATGGCCGTAGCTATCCCATAGGAGTGGAGCCTGAATCAAGACAACGGGATCGCAGGATTATTCGTGTCCCACACCAAAGAGTCACGCGAAGACTCCGATTTCCAAGTCGTCCAAGGAATCTGTTGACTCACGAAGAGCAGTTTGGCTAGAGTACGGCGGGCGACGTTCCGGGCGGGTCTTGTATCACTGGGGTTTCCCGCCACAATTTTATTCCTACGTCCACACATCGCGAATTAATTGTCTACACTCCGCAGCAAAGCGCACGCAGCGAGTGGGTCGTCTGGCGTTTGGAGGAGAGCATGGATCCCATCAAAATTGAGCGTGTCTACACGACGTACGCGGGCTTTTACGATAAGGTGTTTGGAAAAGTGTTCCATGAGGGGCGTGAATCGGCCATTCGGAATCTGAACGTACAGCCGAACGAACACATTTTGGAAGTGGGTGTGGGGACTGGGCTGGCCCTTCCGATGTATCCACGCCATTGCCGCATCGTCGGGATCGATCTCTCGGAGGGCATGCTGGCAAAAGCCAAAGAAAAGGCCGGAGCGCTTGAACTCGATCATGTTGAGCTTCATCGCATGGATGCGGGCGCGATGGAATTTGAAGACGACAGCTTTGATACGGTGGTCGCCGCATACGTCGTCACGGCGGTTCCAGACTATCGAAAGGTCGTGAATGAGATGATTCGGGTCTGTCGTCCTGGTGGCCGGATTGTCATGTTGAACCACTTCAGCAACGGAAACAAAGTGATCGCGGCGGTGGAGAAAGTGATCTCGCCATTGACCAAACACTTGGGTTGGCGCACGGATCTCTCGCTGAATACTGTGTTGGAAGGGACGTCTTTGCATGTTGCAAGGAAGCAGAGCGTCAATCCCTTGCGGTTTTGGGCGCTGGTCGAGTGTGTGAACGGAAAGACCAAGCAGACGAACGGAAACGGTGCAGGACACCGCATTCCTAGCTATATGAACGGTAGTGATGGTGTCGGTTTTTCATCGGGGAATGGGAAGGAACAGTATTCCCCGGAACACGTGCACTGACTTTCAGATCATCGGTTCTTACTGACTACGCCGTGAGTGGTCTTCCCGTGCCAGCCAGCCCTCCCAGTCGCGACCGGGGATGATCGTCGTGCCGACCAGGCAGTCACCAGGAAATTGCCGGGTGATGTGATCGGCGAGGACTTCAAGAATGCGGCTCATCTGCTGGTTTTGATCCCCGAATACACGCAGCATTAATCCGAAGCCATGCCCTTCCAGCGGGCCATAGGCCAGGACATGCATCATATTGTCCTCGCCGGCGAGGGAGTTGTGGACTGGAATCAGATCCCCTTCCCACTGCACGACGGAATGTGTCCCTGCGTTCCGATTCGTCTTTCGCCAGGTGCAAGGCAGACCCGCCTGGTCCAGCTCGTCTAACAACCAGTCGACAGTGGGACCCTGAGGAGTCCGCCCTTGGAAAACCCACCGAGCGAGTTCCGTCGCATGCCGAGCCGTCACGAACGGAACGGCGACTTCCTCGAGGTGGGCCTCATCACAGACAACGTACAGTTCGCCCTGCGGGTCGAACCAAAACCGCAGTTTTCCAGCGCTCCATTCCGTCTGGATAATGCCGAGCGATGAACAGTCAACTCCATCTTGCTCGAACACCGAAAAATCCGTCACCCCCGTCATCGTGAGCGTCGCCACTCGGACCAGTTCCCGTACCTCATAGCGAATGGTCACGGCGATCGTCGTTCCAGCCGGCACCTCACGTCCCGAGCGTTCGTCAAAAAGGCGACGTTTGGTGATCCGGATGTCGGTGACATACCCCGAGCGGAACCCGCCGGTATAGCCGATCAACCAGCGCAAATCGTCAGCGTTCTGGATGAGGTACGTCATGGGGCGATTGTAGCCTACGTGTGGACGAGCTGCTACCTCTGCGTATGCCCCCAAACCGACAGTACAGGGGGGCGGCGAGGTCGGAGTGGGGTGGTGATCTCACAGGCACCCTGCCGAGTGAGTCCGACCTTTCTGCAGAGTGAGGCCGCGAGAGTCGCCTCGTTTCGACCCTGATTAATCATGACGAATCGACCGTGGGGCTGCAGATTACGAGCGATCCGTGCAAATAAGGTGTGCGGTGTAAAGAGGGAGAGTGGTAATCGCCAGGCCAACACAGGGTCAGGCGTCACGAAGGGATACCAGGCCGTCACGATGTCCGCCGGACGGTCGTAATAGGCATAGTCACCGACGATGAACTCCGTGTTAGGCAGCGAGTGGATATACCCGTGTGCATAGTCGAGGCGACTATACCCGTTCAAGTAGATCCGGTGGCCTTCGACCTCGATTCCCAATAACTCAGCGGGACGGAAGAAGGTGTGCAGGACGGGTGCGTACCAAAAATTACTGGAGCCGATATCCTGAACGACTCCGCCTCTCAAATGGGGAAGTCGCATTCCTGACCAGGCCTGTTCCAGAATATCGAGGTAATCGTACTGTTTCAGGGCCGTCAGTTGTCGCGCAGACGCTTCGAACCGAACGCCAAATCGCTGTTGAAGCCGTTCGATCCGCTCACGGACAACTCCGCTGAGTTGATCCAACTGTCCGGATGAGCGTTCACGATAGATCCCGCGCGACCAGGCGACCCCCTGACCTAGGCGAAACCAGAATGCGTGATACTGGGAAGCCAGCCGCTGCCGAATCGAATAGGACGTGTCGCATTCCGGAGAAATCGAGGATAGGGATGGCGTCCGATCTTGAGAGCCTATAGGCTGTTCCACGACTGCATTGTGCTCAACGACGGAGACGGCCATATGCTTTCATCGGCAGATTCGCCAATGGGCTAAAGGGGAGTCGGCGCAAAAGATGGTCAGGATCAGCCGGAGAGGGCTTGTCGGCACCTATCTGCTTGGTCAGGGGTCAACAACCAGAGGCGATCATGGTTGCGTTCAATCGAGACAAAGCGATCGGTGCGAGAGGCGTGCATATGTACGATGTCATGCCATGTAGTCCATAGCCAACTGTATGGCACTACAGTAAAGATCTGCTGCTCTTTTCTTCGGGGCCTGTCGTCGGCTATGGTAGAGAAGATATCCGCTGAGGGTTCTCGGAGAATGGGCAACGAGTGTGACTGGAAAACAATTGTGTTCGAGGGGTGAGGTGGGAAGCGAAAGAGGGTGGGTGTTAAGGAAATACTATGCGCGCGGTTTGTCTCCAACACGTTCCCTTTGAAGGCCCAGGTGGTTTTCGTTCGGCGCTCGCCGAACGCGGTGTCTCTTTAGAACGCTATCTGGTCCCGCAGGACGGCCTACCCAAAGACGCTGGTGATCTTCTCATCGTGATGGGTGGACCGATGTCAGTCAACGATTCAGATACATGGATCACTGAAGAAACCGCATTCATCAGATCGGCGCTGCTGGCGGGGAAACCCGTGATCGGAGTCTGTCTGGGCAGTCAGTTGATGGCGAACGCCCTCGGTGCGAAGGTACGGCCGGGCAGGGCATTGGAAATCGGCATGACTGCGGTTTGTCTCACGAGTGCAGGAAAAGGAGATCCGGTGTTCGGAACAGGCCCCGATACCTTCTCTGTCTTTGAATGGCACGGAGAAGTGTTCGACCTGCCTCAAGGTTGTGTGGCTTTGGTGGAATCTGAGGTTGCGCCGCTCCAGGCATTCCGGTATGGCAAGCATGCCTATGGCCTCCTCTTTCATCTAGAAATGGAAGAGAGTGGCATCGATTCGCTGTGCGGAGAATGTGGGACGGATT
This genomic window contains:
- a CDS encoding methyltransferase domain-containing protein, with product MDPIKIERVYTTYAGFYDKVFGKVFHEGRESAIRNLNVQPNEHILEVGVGTGLALPMYPRHCRIVGIDLSEGMLAKAKEKAGALELDHVELHRMDAGAMEFEDDSFDTVVAAYVVTAVPDYRKVVNEMIRVCRPGGRIVMLNHFSNGNKVIAAVEKVISPLTKHLGWRTDLSLNTVLEGTSLHVARKQSVNPLRFWALVECVNGKTKQTNGNGAGHRIPSYMNGSDGVGFSSGNGKEQYSPEHVH
- a CDS encoding type 1 glutamine amidotransferase, yielding MRAVCLQHVPFEGPGGFRSALAERGVSLERYLVPQDGLPKDAGDLLIVMGGPMSVNDSDTWITEETAFIRSALLAGKPVIGVCLGSQLMANALGAKVRPGRALEIGMTAVCLTSAGKGDPVFGTGPDTFSVFEWHGEVFDLPQGCVALVESEVAPLQAFRYGKHAYGLLFHLEMEESGIDSLCGECGTDLIKAGLTAAHVKSAAMPHLRQSHIMADRLIHHLLRPAD